One segment of Candidatus Poribacteria bacterium DNA contains the following:
- the rplK gene encoding 50S ribosomal protein L11 has protein sequence MAKKVAGEVKLQLVSGQATPQPPVGPSLAPYMINLQEFIKSFNAQTQHQTGMVVTTIITCYSDRSFAFVVKSPPAAVLLKSAAKIAKGSGEPNRNKVASVKMEQIREIAQTKLPDLNTTDLEAAMRMVEGTARSMGLTIE, from the coding sequence ATGGCAAAAAAAGTGGCAGGTGAAGTTAAGCTCCAATTGGTATCCGGACAGGCAACACCGCAACCGCCCGTTGGGCCGAGTCTTGCACCTTATATGATTAATCTGCAGGAGTTTATCAAATCCTTTAACGCCCAGACGCAGCATCAAACCGGTATGGTGGTCACGACAATCATCACGTGTTATAGCGATAGATCGTTTGCGTTCGTCGTGAAATCCCCACCCGCCGCGGTCTTGTTGAAATCCGCAGCGAAGATCGCTAAAGGTTCAGGGGAACCGAACCGAAATAAGGTCGCTTCCGTCAAAATGGAGCAGATTCGCGAGATCGCACAGACAAAGTTGCCTGATTTGAATACCACAGACTTAGAGGCTGCGATGCGGATGGTGGAAGGCACCGCCCGCAGTATGGGGCTTACAATTGAATGA
- the nusG gene encoding transcription termination/antitermination protein NusG produces the protein MNQNMDGYWYVVQIYTGHEKKVKLSLDNMIAREELQDEILQVNVPETEVVEVKDSQRKVSIRPSYPGYVLINTTHELGPHVDSQIGQRSWALIQETPGVMNFLGPPAHPSPLSPEDVEAMLQMSTEEEEVPPTPLIEYEVGDKVKVINGPFSGFPGEIEEVDMVHHRLRLSISLFGRSTSVDLGMLEVEQLN, from the coding sequence GTGAATCAGAATATGGATGGATACTGGTACGTTGTTCAGATATATACCGGACATGAAAAGAAGGTTAAACTCAGCCTTGATAATATGATTGCAAGGGAAGAGTTACAGGATGAAATTTTGCAGGTGAACGTCCCCGAAACCGAAGTGGTGGAGGTAAAAGACAGTCAGCGCAAAGTCAGTATCCGTCCTTCTTATCCAGGGTATGTTCTCATTAATACCACCCATGAGCTGGGTCCACATGTCGATAGTCAGATTGGGCAGAGAAGTTGGGCACTCATACAAGAGACCCCTGGTGTTATGAATTTCTTGGGTCCGCCTGCTCATCCATCGCCTCTAAGTCCTGAAGATGTTGAAGCGATGTTACAGATGTCGACGGAGGAAGAGGAAGTTCCGCCAACACCACTCATCGAATATGAGGTTGGTGATAAGGTGAAAGTGATAAATGGTCCCTTCAGTGGATTTCCGGGTGAGATTGAAGAAGTTGATATGGTGCACCACCGTTTGCGTTTGAGTATTTCGCTTTTCGGACGCTCAACATCTGTTGATCTCGGAATGCTTGAAGTTGAGCAATTAAACTAA
- the secE gene encoding preprotein translocase subunit SecE — protein MITRLKNYIQGINLEWQKVTKPDIKEVQGSTITVIVASALLGLFIGLVDGNSAFPAWSSPLSWVVLIALPILVFFFVKSWENQPRSSREARASDDDSLFGSEQNRKLVATAIACVPLIAVVVSRYLLNTSLEGFGMAFLRTLFIR, from the coding sequence ATGATAACTCGTTTAAAAAATTACATTCAGGGGATTAATCTGGAGTGGCAGAAGGTCACCAAACCCGACATAAAAGAGGTTCAGGGTAGTACGATTACAGTCATTGTTGCGTCTGCGCTGTTAGGATTATTTATCGGTTTGGTGGACGGTAACTCTGCTTTCCCTGCATGGAGTAGCCCCTTAAGTTGGGTTGTTTTGATAGCCCTTCCGATCCTCGTTTTCTTTTTTGTTAAAAGTTGGGAAAACCAACCTCGGAGTAGCAGAGAAGCGAGGGCATCCGACGATGACTCGCTCTTCGGAAGCGAGCAAAACCGGAAGTTGGTGGCGACAGCAATAGCGTGTGTTCCTTTAATCGCCGTTGTTGTGAGTCGATACCTTTTGAACACTTCACTCGAAGGCTTCGGTATGGCTTTTCTTAGAACACTCTTTATTCGCTAA
- the rpmG gene encoding 50S ribosomal protein L33, with product MPRDIAQLACDACNRRNYVTTRNRRTNQNRYERKKYCRFCRKHTVHKETR from the coding sequence ATGCCAAGAGATATTGCACAGTTAGCCTGTGATGCATGCAATCGGCGGAATTATGTGACGACCCGTAACCGTCGGACGAATCAAAATCGGTACGAACGGAAGAAGTACTGTCGCTTTTGTCGAAAGCATACAGTTCACAAAGAAACACGATAA